In one Lolium rigidum isolate FL_2022 chromosome 3, APGP_CSIRO_Lrig_0.1, whole genome shotgun sequence genomic region, the following are encoded:
- the LOC124696861 gene encoding uncharacterized protein LOC124696861 isoform X3 translates to MIGNPCNAASAAGLGLDLVLDQLSSSNLWVPGAVFPPVPADSNDETAFAQLSLNQSGSGTEEVAPYELMQQMVPLQELEQNNHDQPGSLASPNLVICHSDMPVATVLQGNGSPRSSGTSSATPLATQASHHGTSVCSVEDAHAPSDTTVFTIPPQVLHKHPRGHGQAVVEDRDKEKEVHQEFNIELKKCGAHQIICMMCFLSGYHKKNKTKLKKMRKEELKDHCKSFHGASGIKCAKKGCQVRARNQGDIGAHELYCHGI, encoded by the exons GACTCGGGCTTGATCTGGTACTTGATCAATTATCTTCTTCTAACTTATGGGTTCCTGGCGCAGTGTTTCCTCCAGTCCCAGCAGACTCAAACGATG AAACAGCTTTTGCGCAACTATCTCTGAATCAATCTGGAAGTGGAACTGAGGAAGTCGCTCCATATGAGTTGATGCAGCAAATGGTGCCTCTACAGGAACTGGAGCAGAATAACCATGATCAACCTGGATCACTGGCGTCACCGAACTTGGTGATTTGCCACAGCGACATGCCCGTGGCCACCGTCCTCCAAGGCAATGGGTCACCCAGGAGTAGTGGCACGAGCAGCGCTACTCCTCTTGCTACTCAGGCTTCACATCAT GGGACTTCGGTATGCTCTGTGGAGGATGCTCATGCTCCGAGTGATACCACAGTCTTCACCATCCCACCACAGGTTCTGCACAAGCATCCCCGGGGGCACGGTCAAGCAGTTGTGGAAGACCGGGATAAGGAGAAGGAGGTCCATCAGGAGTTCAATATCGAACTTAAAAAGTGTGGAGCTCACCAAATCATCTGCATGATGTGTTTCTTATCTGGTTAtcacaagaaaaataaaacaaagcttAAAAAGATGCGAAAGGAAGAG CTTAAAGATCACTGCAAAAGCTTCCATGGCGCTAGTGGCATCAAATGTGCAAAAAAAGGTTGCCAAGTGAGGGCTAGAAATCAAGGAGATATAGGAGCTCATGAGTTGTATTGTCATGGCATTTAG
- the LOC124696861 gene encoding uncharacterized protein LOC124696861 isoform X4, producing MDGLCAPHMIGNPCNAASAAGLGLDLVLDQLSSSNLWVPGAVFPPVPADSNDETAFAQLSLNQSGSGTEEVAPYELMQQMVPLQELEQNNHDQPGSLASPNLVICHSDMPVATVLQGNGSPRSSGTSSATPLATQASHHVLHKHPRGHGQAVVEDRDKEKEVHQEFNIELKKCGAHQIICMMCFLSGYHKKNKTKLKKMRKEELKDHCKSFHGASGIKCAKKGCQVRARNQGDIGAHELYCHGI from the exons GACTCGGGCTTGATCTGGTACTTGATCAATTATCTTCTTCTAACTTATGGGTTCCTGGCGCAGTGTTTCCTCCAGTCCCAGCAGACTCAAACGATG AAACAGCTTTTGCGCAACTATCTCTGAATCAATCTGGAAGTGGAACTGAGGAAGTCGCTCCATATGAGTTGATGCAGCAAATGGTGCCTCTACAGGAACTGGAGCAGAATAACCATGATCAACCTGGATCACTGGCGTCACCGAACTTGGTGATTTGCCACAGCGACATGCCCGTGGCCACCGTCCTCCAAGGCAATGGGTCACCCAGGAGTAGTGGCACGAGCAGCGCTACTCCTCTTGCTACTCAGGCTTCACATCAT GTTCTGCACAAGCATCCCCGGGGGCACGGTCAAGCAGTTGTGGAAGACCGGGATAAGGAGAAGGAGGTCCATCAGGAGTTCAATATCGAACTTAAAAAGTGTGGAGCTCACCAAATCATCTGCATGATGTGTTTCTTATCTGGTTAtcacaagaaaaataaaacaaagcttAAAAAGATGCGAAAGGAAGAG CTTAAAGATCACTGCAAAAGCTTCCATGGCGCTAGTGGCATCAAATGTGCAAAAAAAGGTTGCCAAGTGAGGGCTAGAAATCAAGGAGATATAGGAGCTCATGAGTTGTATTGTCATGGCATTTAG
- the LOC124696861 gene encoding uncharacterized protein LOC124696861 isoform X2, translating into MHCSYMLQGLTSYPLLAQVFLLQHLIRDLLLSEELMIQHMIHCRIILLLAKTAFAQLSLNQSGSGTEEVAPYELMQQMVPLQELEQNNHDQPGSLASPNLVICHSDMPVATVLQGNGSPRSSGTSSATPLATQASHHGTSVCSVEDAHAPSDTTVFTIPPQVLHKHPRGHGQAVVEDRDKEKEVHQEFNIELKKCGAHQIICMMCFLSGYHKKNKTKLKKMRKEELKDHCKSFHGASGIKCAKKGCQVRARNQGDIGAHELYCHGI; encoded by the exons ATGCATTGCTCATACATGCTACAAGGTTTAACCAGTTATCCGCTTCTGGCACAAGTGTTCCTGCTGCAACATTTAATCAGAGATCTACTTTTATCTGAGGAATTGATGATTCAGCATATGATCCATTGCAGGATAATTCTACTTTTGGCTA AAACAGCTTTTGCGCAACTATCTCTGAATCAATCTGGAAGTGGAACTGAGGAAGTCGCTCCATATGAGTTGATGCAGCAAATGGTGCCTCTACAGGAACTGGAGCAGAATAACCATGATCAACCTGGATCACTGGCGTCACCGAACTTGGTGATTTGCCACAGCGACATGCCCGTGGCCACCGTCCTCCAAGGCAATGGGTCACCCAGGAGTAGTGGCACGAGCAGCGCTACTCCTCTTGCTACTCAGGCTTCACATCAT GGGACTTCGGTATGCTCTGTGGAGGATGCTCATGCTCCGAGTGATACCACAGTCTTCACCATCCCACCACAGGTTCTGCACAAGCATCCCCGGGGGCACGGTCAAGCAGTTGTGGAAGACCGGGATAAGGAGAAGGAGGTCCATCAGGAGTTCAATATCGAACTTAAAAAGTGTGGAGCTCACCAAATCATCTGCATGATGTGTTTCTTATCTGGTTAtcacaagaaaaataaaacaaagcttAAAAAGATGCGAAAGGAAGAG CTTAAAGATCACTGCAAAAGCTTCCATGGCGCTAGTGGCATCAAATGTGCAAAAAAAGGTTGCCAAGTGAGGGCTAGAAATCAAGGAGATATAGGAGCTCATGAGTTGTATTGTCATGGCATTTAG
- the LOC124701801 gene encoding cysteine synthase 2-like: MAAATVAGAAATAAAISLFTYYLFLRKSGSKLPWTLTTRGNGRRARRKGLVEAIGNTPLIRINSLSDATGCEILGKAEFLNPGGSVKDRVAVKIIEEALESGDLVCGGVVIEGSAGSTAISLATVAPAYGCKCHVVIPDDAAVEKSQIIEALGATVERVRPVSITHKDHFVNIARRRALEANVASAKRETNDMQTNGSAHAIVKTLHPEQTNGSAYANSEVPHIGKCFPNSDSKGGFFADQFENLANYRAHYEWTGPEIWEQTKGTLHAFVAAAGTGGTVAGVSRYLKEKNRNVRCFLMDPPGSGLFNKVTRGVMYTKEEAEGKRLKNPFDTVTEGIGINRVTANFMMAELDGAYRGTDREAVEMSRFLLRKDGLFVGSSSAMNCVGAVRVARDLGPGHTIVTILCDSGMRHLSKFFNDEYLANHGLTPNATGLEFLDQ; the protein is encoded by the exons ATGGCGGCTGCGACGGTGGCAGGAGCAgccgccacggccgccgccaTATCCCTGTTCACCTACTACCTCTTCCTCCGCAAGAGCGGCTCCAAGCTCCCATGGACCCTCACCACCCGCGGGAACGGCCGGAGGGCACGGCGGAAAGGCCTCGTGGAGGCCATCGGCAACACACCCCTCATACGCATCAACAGCCTCTCCGACGCCACTGGTTGCGAG ATTTTGGGGAAGGCGGAGTTTCTGAATCCGGGAGGCAGCGTGAAGGACCGCGTGGCGGTGAAGATCATCGAGGAG GCCCTGGAATCTGGAGACCTTGTCTGTGGTGGTGTAGTAATAGAGGGGAGTGCTGGAAGCACGGCTATTAGCTTGGCCACTGTTGCTCCTGCTTATGGCTGTAAGTGCCATGTTGTTATTCCCGACGATGCTGCCGTTGAGAAG TCTCAAATAATTGAGGCGCTTGGAGCTACCGTGGAGCGAGTGCGCCCTGTTTCAATCACCCACAAAGACCATTTTGTCAACATTGCAAGAAGAAGAGCTTTAGAAGCAAATGTAGCATCAGCAAAAAGAGAAACGAATGACATGCAGACTAACGGTTCAGCGCATGCCATTGTTAAAACGCTGCACCCCGAACAAACTAATGGTTCAGCATATGCCAATAGTGAAGTGCCACACATTGGGAAATGTTTTCCTAATTCTGATTCGAAGGGAGGTTTTTTTGCTGACCAGTTTGAGAATTTGGCAAACTATCGAGCCCATTACGAGTGGACTGGTCCTGAGATATGGGAACAAACTAAAGGGACACTTCATGCCTTTGTTGCTGCAGCTGGTACTGGTGGTACGGTTGCTGGAGTCTCACGATATCTGAAG GAAAAGAACAGAAACGTCCGATGCTTTTTAATGGACCCACCTGGTTCTGGTCTGTTTAACAAGGTTACTAGAGGGGTTATGTACACAAAAGAGGAGGCTGAGGGCAAAAGGCTTAAGAATCCCTTTGACACTGTTACTGAAGGAATTGGAATCAACAGGGTCACAGCAAATTTCATGATGGCTGAACTAGATGGAGCTTACCGAGGAACAGATAGAGAAGCAGTTGAGATGTCAAG GTTCCTGTTGAGAAAGGATGGACTATTTGTTGGGAGCTCTTCAGCCATGAATTGTGTTGGGGCTGTTAGAGTTGCCCGGGATTTAGGTCCAGGACATACAATTGTCACAATTCTCTGTGACAGTGGGATGAGGCATCTAAGCAAGTTCTTCAATGATGAATATTTGGCTAATCATGGGTTGACACCAAACGCTACTGGTTTGGAGTTTCTTGATCAGTGA
- the LOC124696861 gene encoding uncharacterized protein LOC124696861 isoform X1, translated as MDGLCAPHMIGNPCNAASAAGLGLDLVLDQLSSSNLWVPGAVFPPVPADSNDETAFAQLSLNQSGSGTEEVAPYELMQQMVPLQELEQNNHDQPGSLASPNLVICHSDMPVATVLQGNGSPRSSGTSSATPLATQASHHGTSVCSVEDAHAPSDTTVFTIPPQVLHKHPRGHGQAVVEDRDKEKEVHQEFNIELKKCGAHQIICMMCFLSGYHKKNKTKLKKMRKEELKDHCKSFHGASGIKCAKKGCQVRARNQGDIGAHELYCHGI; from the exons GACTCGGGCTTGATCTGGTACTTGATCAATTATCTTCTTCTAACTTATGGGTTCCTGGCGCAGTGTTTCCTCCAGTCCCAGCAGACTCAAACGATG AAACAGCTTTTGCGCAACTATCTCTGAATCAATCTGGAAGTGGAACTGAGGAAGTCGCTCCATATGAGTTGATGCAGCAAATGGTGCCTCTACAGGAACTGGAGCAGAATAACCATGATCAACCTGGATCACTGGCGTCACCGAACTTGGTGATTTGCCACAGCGACATGCCCGTGGCCACCGTCCTCCAAGGCAATGGGTCACCCAGGAGTAGTGGCACGAGCAGCGCTACTCCTCTTGCTACTCAGGCTTCACATCAT GGGACTTCGGTATGCTCTGTGGAGGATGCTCATGCTCCGAGTGATACCACAGTCTTCACCATCCCACCACAGGTTCTGCACAAGCATCCCCGGGGGCACGGTCAAGCAGTTGTGGAAGACCGGGATAAGGAGAAGGAGGTCCATCAGGAGTTCAATATCGAACTTAAAAAGTGTGGAGCTCACCAAATCATCTGCATGATGTGTTTCTTATCTGGTTAtcacaagaaaaataaaacaaagcttAAAAAGATGCGAAAGGAAGAG CTTAAAGATCACTGCAAAAGCTTCCATGGCGCTAGTGGCATCAAATGTGCAAAAAAAGGTTGCCAAGTGAGGGCTAGAAATCAAGGAGATATAGGAGCTCATGAGTTGTATTGTCATGGCATTTAG
- the LOC124695043 gene encoding CCR4-NOT transcription complex subunit 9-like encodes MAPLQPSVSVPPSITTSPSTIGGGVGGAAVTQGGNDLASVEQLVLDLCDPLLRENALVELSKKREMFQDILAPLLWHSFGTIASLLQEIVSIYDALSTLTLSPGASNRVCNVLALFQCVASHPETRTLFLNANIPCYLYPFLNTESKTRPFEYLRLTSLGVIGALVKVDDSKVINFLLETEIVPRCLRCMEVGSELSKTVATFIVQKILLDNLGLCYICAKPERLFAVGSLLVYMVLSHPVQSSAPARLLKHIIRCFHRLSDNPRMILQQGAASSNCYIKLQSEPWEELLGQA; translated from the exons ATGGCGCCTCTGCAGCCTTCCGTCTCCGTACCACCTTCCATCACGACGTCTCCCTCTACGATCGGCGGCGGTGTCGGCGGCGCTGCCGTGACGCAGGGAGGCAATGACCTGGCGTCGGTAGAGCAGCTGGTGCTCGACCTCTGCGACCCCTTGCTGCGCGAGAATGCCCTCGTGGAGCTCTCTAAG AAAAGAGAGATGTTTCAAGATATCTTGGCCCCGCTGTTATGGCACTCGTTTGGTACAATTGCTTCTCTACTACAG GAAATCGTGTCTATCTATGACGCACTTTCAACCCTAACTTTATCGCCAGGTGCATCAAACCGAGTCTGCAACGTGCTTGCACTTTTTCAG TGTGTTGCATCGCACCCGGAGACCAGGACGTTGTTCTTAAATG CTAACATTCCATGCTACTTATACCCCTTCTTGAATACCGAGAGCAAAACAAGACCCTTTGAGTACTTGCGGCTTACTAGCTTGGGTGTTATCGGTGCTCTTGTTAAG GTCGATGATAGTAAAGTTATCAATTTTCTGCTGGAAACTGAAATAGTTCCTCGATGCTTGCGTTGCATGGAGGTGGGCAGTGAACTTTCAAAAACT GTGGCCACCTTCATTGTCCAAAAGATTCTGCTTGACAATCTTGGACTGTGTTACATATGTGCCAAACCGGAGCGCTTGTTTGCTGTGGGCAGTCTTTTAGTATACATGGTACTTTCACACCCTGTTCAATCCTCTGCTCCCGCAAGGTTGCTCAAGCACATAATTCGGTGTTTCCACAGGTTATCTGACAATCCCAG GATGATCCTTCAACAAGGCGCTGCCTCCAGCAACTGCTACATAAAGTTACAGTCGGAACCGTGGGAGGAGCTCCTCGGCCAGGCCTAG